A stretch of Arachis hypogaea cultivar Tifrunner chromosome 15, arahy.Tifrunner.gnm2.J5K5, whole genome shotgun sequence DNA encodes these proteins:
- the LOC140179294 gene encoding uncharacterized protein, translated as MIDKGFCDLGASINLMPLSLMRKLQINELRPTDVVLQLANKTQKQALGVVENVLVKVGKYFLPTDFVVLDMEESYLHPIILARTFLATARALIDVEQGELILKIHDEHLTFHVFKPTPESEPEPKESKDDHSKNVPGGKQQ; from the coding sequence ATGATTGAcaaaggattctgtgatctaggagcaagcataaatctcatgccactATCTCTCATGAGGAAACTACAAATTAATGAGCTGAGACCCACAGATGTAGTCCTTCAACTGGCTAACAAGACTCAGAAACAGGCATTAGGAGTAGTGGAGAATgtattggtaaaggttgggaagtactttctccccacagactttgttgtTCTAGACATGGAAGAAAGTTACCTCCATCCAATCATTCTGGCGAGAACATttttagccactgctagagcacttatagatgtggaacAAGGAGAGTTAATACTGAAAATACATGATGAACATCTCACCTTCCATGTTTTCAAGCCTACACCTGAATCTGAGCCAGAACCTAAAGAGTCGAAGGATGATCACAGTAAAAATGTGCCTGGAGGAAAGCAACAGTGA